The stretch of DNA GTACTATCGACAATCATGGCGTTCTGACCACCGGTTTCCGCAATCAAGGGAGCAATTGCCCCGGTTCGATTAGCCAGGGTACGGTTAATCCGCTGCGCGGTGTCCGTCGATCCGGTAAAGGCTACACCGGCAATACGTTCATCCTGCGTGATGGCATTACCCACCTCAGCACCCTCACCAGCCAGCAAGTGGATCACTCCCACAGGTACCCCTGACTGGATCAACAACTCTACCGCTCGGGTGGCAATCAAGGTTGTTTGCTCGGCAGGCTTGGCAACGACGGTATTACCCGCCACCAGTGCAGCCACTACCTGACCAATAAAGATGGCCAGAGGAAAGTTCCAGGGGCTAATGCAGGCAAAAACACCACGCCCCTGCAGTAGCAACTCGTTAGATTCCCCCGTAGGCCCGGGCAATTGCATAGGGTTTGCAAAATGCAGGCGCGCCTGCTGGGCGTAGTAACGGCAAAAATCGACCGCTTCACGAATTTCATCGAGGCTGTCATGAATGGTTTTCCCCGCTTCCAGATGACACAGAGCCACCAACTCCGGACGATGAGCCTCCATAAGGTCTGCCATGGTTTCAAGGCAGGATGCCCGAACATCAACCGATGTTTGGTTCCAGCCATCAAAGCTCGCCGCAGCACTGTCAATCGCCCGGACGACATCATCGGCACAGGCCCAGACCGCCTGCCCCACTTGCTTCTTGCGATCAAAAGGGCTGAACACAGGATTCGGTTTTTCGCTCTGGAGCGGTACCCCGTCTATCAGGGTGCCTCCCTGCCACTGTTTCTCGCCTTCTATGGCGACCTGCTTCGCCAACGGCTGCCATTGGCTCTCGATATCAACATTAATGCCCGCGGAATTAAGACGTTCTGCCTCTAAAATATCAGCTGGCAAGGGAATACGGTCATTATTCAGACTCTGATGCGCCTGTAGCTGTTCTGCCGGATGTCGCACCAGGCTGGACACTGGGGTATTGGCATCCACCAGACGGTGGACAAAGGATGAATTGGCACCGTTTTCCAGCAGTCGGCGAACCAGGTAAGGCAACAGATCCTTGTGCTGGCCAACGGGGGCATAGATACGAACCCGGGCCGAATCGTTTGCCATGACCACGTCATAAAGCGCGTCTCCCATTCCATGCAGGCGTTGAAATTCGTAGCTATTGCCCTTGGCGAGAGACTTAACACTGGCCACGGTGTGAGCATTATGGGTCGCAAACTGCGGGTAGATATTGCGCGCCGCCTCGCTAAACAGAAATTCTGCACAGGCCAGATATGACAAGTCTGTGGCCTCTTTGCGTGTGAAAACAGGATAGGACGCCAAGCCCTTTTGCTGGGCTAACTTGATCTCAGTATCCCAATAGGCACCTTTAACCAGACGCAGGGGAATGACATCGCCCTGCTCTCTAGCCAACGCGCCCAACCAGGCCAGCACCGGTAACGCCCGTTTGGAGTAGGCCTGCACCACCAGACCAAAATTACCCCAGCCTCGCATGGCGGGACTTTGATACAGCTTTTTAAACAGCTCCAGAGACAGCTCCAGTCGATCCATCTCCTCGGCATCGATAGTAATGCCCACGTTGCAGGCTCGTGCCGCTGATGCCAGCTGCAAAACCGAGTCATAGAGCTCTGTCAATACACGCGCCTTTTGACCGACTTCATAGCGAGGATGTAAAGCCGACAGTTTGATAGAGATCGATGGCAGGTCTCGGGCCGTTCCGGAAAGCTTCGAATTATGCTTCCCGACCTTCGCTATAGCCTGCAAATAAGACTGCAAATACCGATCAGCATCGTCCGCTGTCAGGGCCGCCTCCCCCAGCATATCGAATGAATAGCTGTACCCCTGGGCGATTTTTTTACGCCCGTTCTTCAATGCTTCGTCGATATTACGACCCAGTACAAAATGCTTACCCATGATCTTCATCGCCTG from Aestuariirhabdus haliotis encodes:
- the putA gene encoding bifunctional proline dehydrogenase/L-glutamate gamma-semialdehyde dehydrogenase PutA, whose translation is MFKPRDVLTPDFLRRDTDSLWTEIVDSYSVDEALLLQGLLELATPDSSIMDVITREGSRLIEAVRANDDAMHMIDALLLEYSLDTQEGILLMCLAEALMRIPDTDTAAALIRDKLSVADWEHHLSSSESVLVNASTWGLMLTGKVVTLDSRVDGRPAPVIHRLLNRLGEPVIRRAMNQAMKIMGKHFVLGRNIDEALKNGRKKIAQGYSYSFDMLGEAALTADDADRYLQSYLQAIAKVGKHNSKLSGTARDLPSISIKLSALHPRYEVGQKARVLTELYDSVLQLASAARACNVGITIDAEEMDRLELSLELFKKLYQSPAMRGWGNFGLVVQAYSKRALPVLAWLGALAREQGDVIPLRLVKGAYWDTEIKLAQQKGLASYPVFTRKEATDLSYLACAEFLFSEAARNIYPQFATHNAHTVASVKSLAKGNSYEFQRLHGMGDALYDVVMANDSARVRIYAPVGQHKDLLPYLVRRLLENGANSSFVHRLVDANTPVSSLVRHPAEQLQAHQSLNNDRIPLPADILEAERLNSAGINVDIESQWQPLAKQVAIEGEKQWQGGTLIDGVPLQSEKPNPVFSPFDRKKQVGQAVWACADDVVRAIDSAAASFDGWNQTSVDVRASCLETMADLMEAHRPELVALCHLEAGKTIHDSLDEIREAVDFCRYYAQQARLHFANPMQLPGPTGESNELLLQGRGVFACISPWNFPLAIFIGQVVAALVAGNTVVAKPAEQTTLIATRAVELLIQSGVPVGVIHLLAGEGAEVGNAITQDERIAGVAFTGSTDTAQRINRTLANRTGAIAPLIAETGGQNAMIVDSTALPEQVVADAVESAFKSAGQRCSALRVLYVQEDVAPRVTELLQGAMAELVVGDPRLHTTDVGPVIDERAQQMLDEHIATMRQKAEVIAETPLATTVAQQGCYVAPIAFRIDSMAELHKENFGPILHLISFKSEQLDAVIEEVNASGYGLTLGVHTRNEVTARRIEQGVRVGNIYINRNQIGATVGVQPFGGQGLSGTGPKAGGPRYLYRFASERTLTVNTTAVGGNASLLSLESELA